Proteins encoded in a region of the Elizabethkingia bruuniana genome:
- a CDS encoding TonB-dependent siderophore receptor, whose protein sequence is MKKVLLNAVLLSGVLAYAQEKDTINAKKIDEVIINSYIKKDSDYVNKMPLKSIENPQVYSSIDKVVLDNQLIYTVDDALRNVTGVQRMWSANNRAGDGGAYINLRGFISSNSMRNGLVGPVTTSMDAINLEKAEVLKGPSATLYGSNVTSYGGVVNRVTKRPFETLEGRVSLIGGSYNYYRAQADVNTPLTKDKRLMFRVNTAYTTEGTFQNKNARNTYFAFTPSLRYKINDVLDINLEYEGFETRAAPEQVFFYLSPSLGKNMKDVEKLGLDYKNSYMGSGLYTTARVRNLFGQVNVKINDYIRSSTNISNSYSYSDGFNPYFYIAPKATATGVATDTELGVVRADQSTINSTKKFFQIQQNFNFDYKFGSMRNRAVAGFDYMRTNDNQMFAFIGVVDWVPFRGGDYSTLNDKTLGAKYDELRNRPGYDFNANNTWPSSGVLNTYSGYISNVLTPVDGLNVLASVRYESNQFNGGKRGQAAVAAYSQSAWSPKFGLVYEVIKDQFSVFGNYQNSFKSNGYYVYNKAGDVALSDPEKANQFEGGLKANLLKGKITATLSYYDIKVKNTLMTTRELTVGGQAVQNQAGKLTSRGFEAEINAYLVKGFSLIAGVSYNDMSFTSGENAGFRPETASSPWLANFNASYQFVDGQFKGLGFGIGGNYASDNKIVNTAQGSFILPKYFVMNANAYYDTKKFRIGVKVDNFTNEHYWIGYTTANPQKLANVLGSITYKF, encoded by the coding sequence ATGAAAAAAGTGTTGTTGAATGCAGTTCTGTTATCTGGTGTTCTTGCTTATGCACAAGAAAAAGATACTATAAATGCAAAGAAAATTGATGAGGTAATCATCAATTCCTATATCAAAAAAGACAGTGATTATGTAAATAAAATGCCACTGAAATCTATTGAAAATCCACAGGTTTATTCTTCAATAGATAAAGTCGTACTGGATAATCAGTTGATTTATACAGTTGATGATGCCCTTAGAAATGTGACCGGAGTACAAAGAATGTGGAGTGCCAATAACAGAGCAGGAGATGGAGGTGCATACATTAACCTCAGAGGATTTATTTCTTCTAATTCTATGAGAAATGGTTTGGTTGGACCGGTTACTACGTCTATGGACGCCATAAATTTAGAAAAAGCAGAAGTTTTAAAAGGTCCTTCTGCAACTTTATACGGAAGTAATGTAACCTCTTATGGAGGGGTAGTAAACAGGGTTACAAAGAGACCTTTTGAAACATTAGAAGGAAGGGTTTCATTAATTGGGGGCAGTTATAATTATTACAGAGCACAGGCAGATGTAAATACACCGCTGACAAAAGATAAAAGACTGATGTTCCGTGTAAATACAGCCTACACAACAGAAGGAACATTTCAGAACAAAAATGCCAGAAATACCTATTTTGCTTTTACACCTTCACTTCGTTATAAAATAAATGATGTTCTGGATATTAATTTGGAATATGAAGGTTTTGAAACCAGAGCCGCTCCGGAACAGGTGTTCTTCTATCTTTCTCCTTCTTTGGGGAAAAACATGAAAGATGTGGAAAAACTGGGATTGGATTATAAAAATTCTTATATGGGTTCTGGTCTTTATACGACCGCCAGAGTAAGAAATTTATTTGGGCAGGTGAATGTGAAGATTAACGATTATATCCGGTCATCTACCAATATTAGTAATTCTTATTCTTATTCAGACGGGTTTAATCCGTATTTCTATATTGCGCCTAAAGCTACAGCAACAGGAGTTGCTACAGATACAGAACTTGGTGTCGTTAGAGCAGATCAGTCTACAATTAATAGTACAAAAAAATTCTTCCAGATTCAGCAGAATTTTAATTTCGATTATAAATTTGGCAGTATGAGAAACCGTGCAGTGGCAGGTTTTGATTATATGAGAACAAATGATAACCAGATGTTCGCATTTATAGGAGTTGTCGATTGGGTTCCTTTCAGAGGAGGAGATTATTCTACACTGAATGATAAAACGCTTGGGGCAAAATATGATGAACTAAGAAATAGGCCAGGCTATGATTTTAATGCAAATAATACATGGCCATCTTCTGGAGTTCTCAATACATACAGCGGTTATATCTCCAATGTATTGACACCGGTAGATGGGCTTAATGTTTTAGCATCTGTTCGCTATGAAAGCAACCAATTCAATGGCGGTAAAAGAGGGCAGGCCGCTGTTGCAGCCTATTCACAATCTGCATGGTCACCGAAGTTCGGATTGGTGTATGAAGTTATAAAAGATCAGTTTTCTGTATTCGGAAATTATCAGAATAGTTTCAAAAGTAATGGATATTATGTTTACAATAAGGCAGGAGATGTTGCTCTTTCTGATCCTGAGAAAGCAAATCAGTTTGAAGGAGGGTTAAAAGCTAATCTGTTAAAAGGGAAAATAACAGCAACATTAAGCTATTACGATATTAAAGTTAAAAATACACTAATGACCACCAGAGAATTGACTGTGGGGGGGCAGGCAGTTCAGAATCAGGCCGGGAAATTAACAAGCCGTGGATTTGAAGCGGAAATTAATGCATACCTGGTTAAAGGTTTTTCATTAATAGCTGGAGTTAGTTACAATGACATGAGCTTTACAAGCGGAGAAAATGCTGGTTTCAGACCCGAGACAGCATCTTCGCCTTGGTTAGCAAACTTCAATGCAAGCTATCAGTTTGTAGATGGTCAGTTTAAAGGCTTAGGATTTGGAATTGGTGGAAATTATGCAAGTGATAACAAAATTGTGAATACCGCGCAAGGAAGTTTTATATTGCCTAAGTATTTTGTGATGAATGCTAATGCATACTATGATACCAAGAAATTCAGAATAGGGGTGAAAGTGGATAACTTTACCAATGAGCATTACTGGATTGGCTATACTACAGCCAACCCACAGAAGCTGGCAAATGTATTGGGAAGTATTACTTATAAATTCTAA
- a CDS encoding sensor histidine kinase produces MIKPLSGNSVRQTVYFQIFFWIALFLLVTARNYGEHDNPDLQEMIIYDFCHWIFQIIGANFIYYILVRKYFDNKKYVAFSVYLLLSLYCISVINRLFIVYVAEPFFVSYPQDTLVSIFTDLKYLLFHYTLPIITGAFIFISVTFMLRYRNEKQNHEKLMKEKAELELHALKSRLNPHFLFNTLNNIYSLSLLDSEKTSESISRLSDILDYILYKGQGRMVTVSDELTIVNHYIELEKLRYDERLKLNLQTQLNSPNIIPPLIYLSLVENAFKHGAGKMTDGAEINIDIKATPEESVLRIENTCPESMEVNNRGIGLDNIKEQLKLYYNNNFTFSILHRQNRFIVELITPAFHD; encoded by the coding sequence ATGATAAAACCGTTATCCGGAAATTCTGTAAGGCAGACTGTATATTTTCAGATATTCTTCTGGATTGCTTTATTTCTGCTTGTTACCGCCAGAAACTATGGTGAACACGATAATCCCGATTTACAGGAAATGATTATCTATGATTTTTGCCATTGGATTTTTCAGATTATAGGAGCAAATTTTATCTATTATATACTTGTCCGGAAGTATTTTGATAACAAAAAGTATGTTGCTTTTTCAGTATATCTGTTATTGTCGTTATATTGTATATCTGTTATTAACAGGTTGTTTATTGTATATGTTGCTGAACCTTTTTTTGTGAGTTATCCACAGGATACCCTGGTTAGTATTTTCACAGATTTAAAATATCTTCTTTTTCATTATACACTTCCCATAATCACCGGAGCTTTTATTTTTATTTCTGTAACGTTTATGCTGAGGTACAGAAATGAAAAACAAAATCATGAAAAATTGATGAAGGAAAAAGCGGAACTGGAGCTTCATGCATTAAAATCCCGTTTGAATCCCCATTTTTTGTTCAATACTCTGAATAACATTTATTCATTGTCATTGTTGGATTCGGAGAAAACATCTGAATCGATTAGCCGTCTTTCGGATATTCTGGATTATATCTTATACAAAGGCCAGGGGAGGATGGTTACTGTTTCCGATGAATTGACTATAGTTAATCATTATATTGAATTAGAGAAGCTGCGATATGATGAAAGACTTAAACTGAATTTACAAACGCAACTGAATAGCCCGAATATTATTCCGCCTTTGATTTATCTTTCGCTTGTGGAAAATGCTTTTAAGCATGGAGCAGGTAAGATGACGGATGGAGCAGAAATTAATATTGATATAAAAGCAACTCCGGAAGAATCGGTTTTGAGAATTGAAAATACATGTCCTGAAAGTATGGAAGTTAATAACAGAGGGATAGGTCTGGATAATATAAAAGAGCAGCTGAAATTGTATTATAACAATAATTTTACATTTAGTATTTTGCACAGGCAGAACAGATTTATTGTAGAACTGATTACTCCGGCCTTTCATGATTAA
- a CDS encoding 3-hydroxyacyl-CoA dehydrogenase, producing MNFKNITVAGSGVLGYQIAFQTAFHGFNVTVYDINDEVLEKAKAKFSILSEAYKTDLGATPDQLDAAFKNLQYTADLAEAVKDADLLIEAVPESPKIKIDFYEKLRSVAPEKTIFATNSSTMLPSQFAESTGRPEKFLALHFANEIWKHNTAEIMGHPGTDKNVFNDVVAFSKAIGMVALPLQKEQPGYIVNSLLVPLLSAATNLLVNEVADAETIDKTWMVATGAPTGPFGILDIVGITTAYNINKMAADATNDPLKIKTVEYLKTNFIDKNKLGVSTGEGFYTYPNPAYKKDDFLK from the coding sequence ATGAACTTTAAAAACATAACAGTGGCAGGAAGCGGTGTATTAGGTTACCAGATCGCATTCCAAACAGCATTTCACGGATTCAATGTAACAGTATATGACATTAATGATGAAGTACTGGAAAAAGCAAAAGCTAAATTCAGTATTTTGAGTGAAGCTTATAAAACCGATCTGGGAGCAACACCAGATCAACTTGATGCTGCATTCAAAAACCTGCAGTATACAGCAGATCTGGCAGAGGCGGTAAAAGATGCTGATTTATTGATTGAAGCTGTACCGGAAAGTCCGAAAATAAAAATCGATTTCTATGAAAAGCTAAGAAGTGTAGCACCAGAAAAAACGATTTTTGCTACTAATTCTTCTACAATGTTACCGAGTCAGTTTGCAGAAAGCACCGGTCGACCGGAGAAATTTCTGGCGCTTCATTTTGCCAACGAAATCTGGAAGCACAATACTGCCGAGATTATGGGACATCCGGGTACAGATAAAAATGTTTTCAACGATGTTGTTGCTTTCTCAAAAGCCATAGGCATGGTTGCACTTCCGTTACAAAAAGAACAGCCCGGATATATTGTAAACTCCTTACTTGTTCCTTTACTAAGCGCTGCCACCAACCTGTTGGTAAATGAAGTAGCTGATGCGGAAACAATAGATAAAACATGGATGGTAGCTACAGGAGCTCCGACAGGTCCTTTTGGAATTCTGGATATTGTAGGGATTACCACAGCTTACAACATCAACAAAATGGCAGCAGATGCTACAAATGATCCGTTGAAAATAAAAACAGTGGAATATCTGAAAACAAACTTTATTGATAAGAACAAACTGGGTGTTTCTACTGGTGAAGGATTTTATACTTATCCCAATCCGGCCTATAAGAAAGATGATTTTTTAAAGTAA
- a CDS encoding sigma-70 family RNA polymerase sigma factor: MHATKQLEEWIDLYGQKLFDRAFYLLSSREDAEDIVQEVYVAAYSAMDNFQEKSSPITWLMGILQHKVTDLYRKKYKGNPHVSLDHFFDNHEFWKDPDGILKNWDTNDTSLLDNEAFNAYLKKCLEELPDRWLTLVKLTYLQEKKSTEICQETNISTTNYWKILQRSRLQLRECLQFNWFGKGK; the protein is encoded by the coding sequence ATGCACGCAACAAAACAACTTGAAGAATGGATAGATTTGTATGGTCAAAAACTTTTTGACCGTGCCTTTTACCTACTGTCCAGCCGGGAAGATGCAGAAGATATCGTACAGGAAGTTTATGTGGCCGCTTATTCCGCAATGGATAACTTTCAGGAGAAAAGTTCTCCGATTACATGGCTGATGGGAATTCTGCAACATAAGGTGACTGACCTTTACAGGAAAAAGTACAAAGGAAATCCACATGTAAGTCTGGATCATTTTTTTGACAACCACGAATTCTGGAAAGATCCGGACGGAATTCTTAAAAACTGGGATACCAACGATACTTCATTGTTGGATAATGAAGCCTTCAATGCTTATTTGAAAAAATGTCTCGAGGAACTTCCGGACAGATGGCTTACCCTGGTGAAACTCACTTATCTTCAGGAAAAAAAATCAACAGAAATTTGTCAGGAAACCAATATTTCCACGACTAATTATTGGAAAATATTACAACGCAGCCGACTCCAGCTTCGGGAATGCCTACAATTTAACTGGTTCGGAAAAGGAAAATGA
- a CDS encoding alpha/beta fold hydrolase has translation MVIQTSDYLQHNGIAQDKLTKSYYTLFRPENGNIKATLLILHGMQEHSGRYTEFAQYLAEQGLAVITYDHLGHGRTAKNTEELGFFQISNPAQQVVNDAENIADYLEKRYPDVPHFLLGHSMGSFIARCLLQQADSRFNGAIIVGTGGKVPGAKLGKAVSAFLNKITPHYRSRFINTFFNKQNNLRFKNEPNENGTNWLSVDKNNRQAFLQDKLCGVLFSINGFYTLLSVNVKATDRRWAKTLPQAFPMLFISGSDDPIGNFGKGIKQTVSDLEQDGFKDITMKLYTGMRHEILNETDKHSVYHDIINWIEKHL, from the coding sequence ATGGTTATACAAACTTCAGATTATCTCCAGCATAACGGAATAGCACAAGATAAGCTTACAAAATCTTATTATACATTATTTCGACCGGAAAATGGAAATATAAAAGCGACCCTTCTGATTCTGCATGGTATGCAGGAACACAGCGGACGCTATACGGAGTTTGCACAATATCTGGCAGAGCAGGGATTAGCTGTTATTACTTATGACCATCTAGGGCACGGCAGAACAGCTAAAAACACTGAAGAATTAGGCTTCTTCCAGATCAGTAATCCTGCACAACAGGTGGTAAACGATGCTGAAAACATAGCTGATTATCTGGAAAAACGATATCCGGATGTTCCACATTTTCTGTTAGGACATTCTATGGGATCTTTTATTGCCCGTTGTTTATTACAGCAGGCTGATTCACGATTCAACGGAGCTATTATTGTAGGAACTGGTGGAAAAGTACCAGGTGCAAAATTAGGGAAAGCGGTTTCTGCATTTCTTAATAAAATAACGCCCCATTACCGCAGTAGATTTATCAACACTTTTTTCAATAAACAAAATAACCTGCGTTTTAAAAACGAACCTAATGAAAACGGAACCAATTGGTTGAGTGTTGACAAAAACAATCGACAGGCTTTTTTACAGGATAAATTATGCGGTGTTCTTTTCAGTATCAATGGTTTTTATACGCTTCTGTCGGTTAATGTAAAAGCAACAGACAGACGCTGGGCAAAAACTTTACCTCAGGCATTCCCAATGTTGTTCATTAGCGGCAGCGATGATCCTATTGGTAATTTCGGCAAAGGCATTAAGCAAACCGTTTCAGATTTGGAACAAGATGGCTTTAAAGACATTACCATGAAACTATACACAGGAATGCGCCACGAAATACTTAATGAAACCGATAAACATTCTGTTTACCACGATATTATCAACTGGATTGAAAAACATCTTTAA
- a CDS encoding spondin domain-containing protein: MKKVFLSAILMAGTAGVLSSCNDSTNDMTPQPQQGTFTVENVVQNKDFVQSGAFQGTGSATVQLPVVLPGQSISFKFNAGKGQRLMFATMYGASKDWFFAPENPGIKLYNDNGTPITGDISAQIKLWDNGSKDNTTGNPESNPIAMVPNVDASKLMKLSLTYDDAASEFTLSITNTSGGTMNETPFSPGVWAVSNILGGKLLNEMPFYKAGEKSNPEITAIAESGNNASLSTKTKNNTGIITGLSPVLVVVYKGDTNPIYQVGAKDMGMGLKDIAQKGDAAKLKDALTKPGVSVYVLGSAPIAPGAKVSANITTTLGDKIAYVTMFGYSNDWFYANESEVTANTKGDLTAKTALFDDGTGVDQYPGAGNKQALFGGTPAPEDKNISKVGNNYPVPQVSSVLKVTYQ; this comes from the coding sequence ATGAAAAAAGTATTTCTTTCTGCTATTCTAATGGCAGGTACAGCGGGAGTATTATCATCCTGCAACGACAGCACCAACGACATGACACCTCAACCACAACAGGGTACATTCACAGTGGAAAATGTGGTACAGAACAAGGACTTTGTACAGAGTGGAGCCTTTCAGGGAACAGGAAGTGCAACAGTACAATTACCTGTTGTACTACCGGGACAAAGCATCAGCTTTAAATTCAATGCCGGAAAAGGCCAGCGGCTGATGTTTGCAACGATGTACGGTGCTTCTAAAGACTGGTTCTTTGCACCTGAAAACCCCGGAATAAAACTGTATAACGATAACGGAACTCCTATAACCGGGGATATTTCTGCACAGATCAAGCTTTGGGACAATGGCAGCAAAGATAACACGACCGGAAATCCTGAATCGAATCCTATTGCTATGGTTCCGAATGTTGATGCCTCCAAGCTGATGAAACTAAGTCTGACTTATGATGATGCAGCCTCTGAATTTACACTTAGTATTACCAATACTTCAGGAGGTACTATGAATGAAACGCCTTTTTCTCCCGGTGTATGGGCTGTGTCCAATATATTAGGCGGAAAATTATTAAATGAAATGCCATTCTATAAGGCCGGAGAAAAATCTAATCCTGAAATTACGGCTATTGCGGAAAGCGGAAACAATGCATCTCTTAGTACTAAAACAAAAAACAATACCGGAATTATTACAGGGCTTTCCCCTGTATTGGTTGTCGTTTACAAAGGAGATACAAACCCTATATACCAGGTTGGAGCAAAGGATATGGGAATGGGACTAAAAGATATTGCCCAGAAAGGTGATGCTGCAAAACTAAAAGATGCATTAACAAAACCAGGAGTCAGCGTTTATGTCTTGGGTAGTGCCCCTATAGCACCTGGTGCAAAAGTATCGGCTAATATTACCACTACTCTCGGCGACAAGATTGCATATGTTACCATGTTTGGCTATTCCAACGATTGGTTTTATGCCAATGAAAGCGAAGTTACAGCAAATACAAAAGGTGATCTAACGGCTAAAACAGCATTGTTTGATGACGGAACCGGAGTCGATCAATATCCGGGTGCGGGAAATAAACAAGCTTTATTTGGCGGAACACCTGCCCCCGAGGATAAAAATATCTCCAAAGTAGGGAACAATTATCCTGTACCACAGGTTTCTTCAGTGCTGAAAGTAACTTATCAATAA
- a CDS encoding LytR/AlgR family response regulator transcription factor — MINCIIVDDEPLAIKLLENHISKIENLYIVGTARNAMEAYRLLQEQTVDLMFLDIQMPDLDGIAFLKSLSQGPKTIFTTAYREFALEGFELEAVDYILKPVTFERFFRSVERVLRNDQKEEVAEFIILKSEGLQRKVILADILYLESQGNDVKVFLKDKTEFITKATMAEMEIYLSAKGFLRVHRSFMINTEYITAFGYDEVVLGIQSVPVGRSYKKAFDNFIQNFFSKGLRG, encoded by the coding sequence ATGATTAATTGTATTATAGTAGATGATGAGCCTTTGGCGATAAAACTTTTGGAAAATCATATTTCCAAAATCGAAAACTTATATATTGTCGGAACTGCAAGAAATGCAATGGAAGCATACCGCTTATTGCAGGAGCAAACGGTTGATCTTATGTTTCTGGATATTCAGATGCCGGACCTGGATGGGATAGCGTTTTTAAAATCCTTATCGCAGGGACCCAAAACAATTTTTACAACAGCATACCGTGAGTTTGCATTAGAAGGCTTTGAATTGGAAGCTGTTGATTATATTCTGAAGCCCGTAACTTTTGAACGCTTTTTTCGCTCTGTTGAACGGGTGTTAAGAAATGACCAGAAAGAAGAAGTTGCGGAATTTATTATTCTGAAATCTGAAGGCTTACAAAGAAAAGTAATATTGGCAGATATACTTTATCTGGAAAGTCAGGGAAATGATGTCAAAGTCTTTTTGAAAGATAAAACAGAATTTATAACAAAGGCTACGATGGCAGAAATGGAAATATATTTATCCGCTAAAGGCTTTCTGAGAGTTCACCGATCCTTTATGATTAATACAGAATATATTACTGCATTTGGTTATGATGAGGTTGTATTAGGTATACAGTCTGTTCCGGTAGGAAGGAGTTACAAAAAAGCTTTTGACAATTTTATTCAAAACTTTTTTTCAAAAGGACTCCGTGGATAA
- the msrB gene encoding peptide-methionine (R)-S-oxide reductase MsrB, whose translation MKKIAIGCLTLITGLIFLISWKQNKPSTEKAMIVDPRAPSAEIYFAGGCFWGTEHFFKQVRGVTATEVGYANGNIKNPDYKTVSSDATGFAETVKVIYNPDIINLDLLIELYFKTIDPTSMNQQGNDMGTRYRTGIYYSGKNDLSTIRSEVDKLSKAYKKPVVVEVKPLKNFYKAEDYHQDYLGKNPGGYCHIEPGLFEMARKANPPHTYQKPDDKTLRKKLTAQQYEVTQQNATERPFENQYYNEFREGIYVDITTGEPLFVSTDKYESGCGWPSFSRPISEALVQEKTDNSHGMQRTEVRSKTGNAHLGHVFNDGPQDKGGLRYCINSASLKFIPKNEMEKQGYGKYLSLIKPIKK comes from the coding sequence ATGAAAAAAATAGCAATAGGTTGCCTGACCCTTATAACAGGACTTATATTTCTGATTAGCTGGAAACAGAACAAACCTTCCACCGAAAAAGCAATGATTGTTGATCCGCGGGCACCTTCCGCTGAAATCTATTTTGCCGGAGGTTGCTTTTGGGGAACCGAGCACTTCTTCAAACAGGTAAGAGGTGTAACCGCTACAGAAGTAGGTTATGCAAACGGAAACATTAAAAATCCTGATTACAAAACCGTTTCTTCTGATGCTACAGGTTTTGCCGAAACTGTTAAAGTTATTTACAATCCGGATATCATTAATCTGGATCTGTTGATAGAATTATACTTTAAAACAATAGATCCTACCAGCATGAACCAACAAGGAAATGATATGGGAACACGCTACAGAACCGGTATCTATTACAGTGGTAAAAACGACTTATCCACAATCCGGTCAGAGGTGGACAAACTGTCAAAAGCCTACAAAAAACCAGTTGTTGTCGAAGTAAAGCCTTTGAAAAATTTTTATAAAGCTGAAGATTATCATCAGGATTATCTTGGAAAAAATCCCGGTGGCTACTGCCATATAGAACCTGGATTGTTTGAAATGGCAAGAAAGGCCAATCCGCCTCACACTTACCAAAAACCGGATGACAAAACACTTCGTAAGAAACTAACTGCACAGCAGTATGAGGTAACCCAGCAAAATGCAACGGAAAGGCCTTTTGAAAACCAATATTATAATGAATTCCGGGAAGGAATATATGTTGACATTACTACCGGAGAACCTTTATTTGTTTCTACTGATAAATATGAATCCGGTTGTGGCTGGCCGAGCTTCTCCCGTCCGATAAGCGAGGCTCTTGTTCAGGAAAAAACAGATAATTCCCACGGAATGCAGCGTACCGAAGTAAGAAGCAAAACCGGAAATGCACACCTGGGCCATGTCTTCAATGACGGACCACAGGATAAAGGCGGACTGAGATACTGTATCAACAGTGCATCATTAAAATTCATCCCGAAAAATGAAATGGAAAAACAAGGGTATGGAAAATACCTTTCATTAATAAAACCCATAAAAAAATAA
- a CDS encoding DUF417 family protein: MFTKEPSLSSRNFLIGYYISLYGVAIVLLWIGIFKFTPTEAAAIKPLVENHPLMGWLYNILSIRGVSNLIGIVEIFTALAIVLAPYIHFLRIGASIGILITFITTISFLFTTPGTWRIVDGIPVTDFFILKDLVSLGFGLMILQFPKNITK, from the coding sequence ATGTTTACTAAAGAACCATCTTTATCAAGCCGTAATTTTTTAATTGGTTATTACATTTCGCTCTATGGAGTCGCCATCGTCCTTTTATGGATAGGAATTTTCAAATTTACACCTACCGAAGCAGCAGCTATTAAGCCATTGGTAGAAAATCATCCGCTAATGGGATGGTTGTATAATATACTCAGTATCCGGGGTGTATCCAACCTCATCGGTATTGTTGAAATTTTTACCGCATTGGCTATTGTACTTGCGCCTTATATTCATTTTCTAAGAATTGGTGCTTCCATTGGAATACTCATCACTTTTATCACTACTATCAGTTTTCTTTTTACCACTCCGGGGACCTGGAGAATCGTGGACGGAATTCCGGTAACTGACTTTTTTATCCTGAAAGATCTTGTCTCTTTAGGATTCGGACTTATGATTTTACAATTCCCAAAAAACATAACAAAATGA
- a CDS encoding acyltransferase family protein — MKTSSERLNGLDHLRALAIVLVLMYHYRAFSHPDWIDTIGRFGWIGVDLFFVLSGFLISGQLFNNIKVFHNIHLKSFYIKRFFRIIPPYAFTLLLYFCIPVFREREALSPLWKFITFTQNYGLDVINKGTFSHAWSLCIEEQFYLVLPFSLLLLIKTKTLSWIKWLTPFLIIISIFFRFTAWNEYIIPNINSDRFWLEWYMKIYYPTYTRLDSLAIGVLIGYLFQNSSVFKNFIHLNGNRLFFGGVILLCLSLWLCNDQTSVQASIFGFTAVAISFGFIVLSAVSESSFLSRSYSWITYQLASLSYAIYLSHKSVIHIIQLSLKDSQISASGVLMLLICLATSILTGLFYRYAIEKPASRIKNKILNKS, encoded by the coding sequence ATGAAGACATCATCTGAAAGATTAAACGGATTAGACCATCTGAGAGCATTAGCTATTGTATTAGTACTTATGTATCATTACCGAGCTTTTAGCCATCCTGATTGGATAGATACTATTGGCAGATTTGGCTGGATAGGTGTGGATTTATTTTTTGTACTGAGCGGCTTTCTTATATCCGGCCAGTTATTCAATAACATCAAAGTTTTCCACAATATCCATTTGAAATCATTTTACATTAAACGTTTTTTCAGGATTATTCCGCCTTATGCTTTTACCTTGCTTCTATATTTCTGTATTCCTGTCTTCCGGGAAAGAGAAGCATTATCCCCATTATGGAAATTCATCACCTTTACCCAAAATTACGGACTGGACGTTATTAACAAAGGAACGTTTTCGCATGCGTGGTCTTTGTGCATCGAGGAACAATTTTACTTAGTACTGCCTTTTTCACTTTTGCTTTTAATAAAAACCAAAACACTTTCGTGGATAAAATGGCTTACTCCGTTTCTTATTATCATTTCTATATTCTTTCGTTTTACAGCATGGAATGAATACATTATTCCAAATATCAATTCCGATCGTTTTTGGCTGGAGTGGTATATGAAGATCTATTATCCTACCTATACCCGACTGGATAGCCTGGCTATTGGTGTGCTTATCGGTTATTTGTTTCAAAATTCATCTGTATTCAAAAATTTCATTCACCTCAACGGAAACAGACTTTTCTTTGGTGGGGTAATTCTTCTATGCCTTTCGCTTTGGCTGTGCAACGATCAGACATCTGTGCAGGCATCTATTTTCGGGTTTACTGCTGTCGCTATAAGTTTTGGTTTTATTGTACTATCAGCAGTTTCAGAGTCATCATTTCTGTCCCGCTCTTATTCGTGGATAACTTACCAGCTAGCCAGCTTATCTTATGCAATTTACCTTTCCCACAAAAGTGTTATCCACATTATCCAATTATCTCTTAAGGATAGCCAAATTTCTGCTTCAGGAGTGCTTATGCTTTTAATCTGTTTAGCTACCAGCATTCTGACCGGACTTTTTTACCGTTATGCTATTGAAAAGCCCGCATCACGGATTAAAAATAAAATTCTGAATAAATCATAG